In one Pempheris klunzingeri isolate RE-2024b chromosome 8, fPemKlu1.hap1, whole genome shotgun sequence genomic region, the following are encoded:
- the crppa gene encoding D-ribitol-5-phosphate cytidylyltransferase, producing MEVTHVNMQRDNCDPDRPAHPGVFLTHEAGKSDHQREGNSVDFPVSVVLPAGGTGERTGLQTPKQFCLFLGRPLISYTIQAFERVSWIQSIVVVVAKENMDLMTDILQRFQHRKVRAVPGGSTRHRSICNGVLALGEEAHRPKVVIIHDAVRPFVEEDFLYKIAMAAKEQGAAGAIRPLVSTVIATTPEGYLDHSLERAKYRASEMPQGFTYEVISQAYQRCSESDFEFGTECLHLALQYCGTNAKLIQGPPTLWKVTYKRDLAAAESIIKGTLSQSACVITGGSAQAAAVADALQKAVGALDMELDVIPDLLGENGRYLLKEWNFIQVSVNGSCLSELEALLTDLEAANRALLHPPVVIWVHLSGSDELSISGRAVEPAAIMDLASAAKLRNVLLYGLQLHQSKDTECWERSLSRAAEITSALIRERSPALVGQLLQA from the exons ATGGAGGTTACCCACGTAAACATGCAGCGCGATAACTGTGACCCGGACAGGCCCGCTCATCCTGGGGTTTTCTTAACCCACGAAGCCGGGAAGAGCGACCACCAGCGGGAGGGAAACAGCGTGGACTTCCCGGTGTCTGTGGTTCTTCCTGCCGGCGGCACTGGAGAGAGAACCGGACTACAGACACCCAAACAGTTCTGCTTGTTTCTGGGCCGGCCGCTCATAAGCTACACTATCCAGGCTTTCGAGAG GGTGTCATGGATCCAGAGCATTGTGGTCGTTGTTGCCAAAGAAAACATGGACCTGATGACGGACATCCTCCAGCGCTTCCAGCACAGGAAGGTTCGAGCGGTGCCAGGCGGCTCCACTCGCCACAGGTCGATATGTAACGGAGTCCTGGCTCTGGGCGAGGAGGCCCACAGACCAAAGGTGGTCATCATCCACGATGCCGTGCGGCCTTTTGTGGAAGAGGACTTTCTGTACAAGATAGCCATGGCTGCCAAGGAACAAGGG GCAGCAGGAGCCATCCGACCTCTCGTTTCCACGGTGATAGCCACCACACCAGAGGGCTATCTGGATCATTCTCTGGAGCGAGCCAAGTACAGAGCCAGCGAGATGCCTCAAGGATTCACGTATGAGGTCATCTCTCAAGCCTACCAGAGG TGCAGTGAGTCAGACTTTGAGTTTGGCACCGAGTGTCTCCATCTGGCTCTGCAGTACTGTGGCACCAACGCCAAGCTCATCCAGGGTCCGCCAACTCTGTGGAAG GTAACCTACAAACGGGATTTGGCTGCTGCAGAGTCCATTATCAAAG gGACTCTATCGCAGTCGGCCTGTGTTATCACAGGTGGATCTGCGCAAGCTGCAGCAGTGGCTGATGCTCTCCAGAAGGCTGTTGGAGCTCTCGATATG GAGCTGGACGTCATCCCAGATCTGTTGGGAGAAAACGGCAGGTACCTATTAAAGGAGTGGAACTTCATCCAGGTTTCT GTCAATGGATCCTGCTTGTCTGAGTTGGAGGCCTTACTGACGGATTTAGAGGCAGCGAATCGGGCTCTTCTCCACCCACCAGTCGTCATTTGG GTGCATTTGAGCGGTTCAGATGAGCTGTCCATCAGCGGGAGGGCGGTAGAGCCAGCAGCTATCATGGACCTGGCCTCAGCAGCCAAGCTCCGAAATGTTCTCCTCTATGGCCTCCAGCTTCATCAGTCAAAG
- the sostdc1a gene encoding sclerostin domain-containing protein 1a, with translation MHLSAYESCHSLVVLCILLRGCQALKNDATELLFSHVSAPVPEVQSNVTLNRPRTGGRGAGGGAHDRGERSQIGCRELRSTKYISDGHCTSINPIKELVCTGECLPAQMLQNWIGGTYGRKTWGRRSSGQEWRCVNDKTRTQRIQLQCQDGSTRTYKITVVTSCKCKRYSRQHNESGSKFEEPVLSPQLLHKHKPKSKRRLGKNRLSDNWHETEP, from the exons ATGCACCTGAGCGCGTACGAGTCGTGCCATTCCCTGGTGGTCCTGTGCATCCTCCTCAGGGGCTGCCAGGCCCTGAAGAACGACGCCACGGAGCTCCTCTTCTCTCATGTGAGCGCGCCCGTGCCGGAGGTTCAGAGCAACGTGACCCTGAACCGCCCACGGACCGGCGGGAGAGGAGCGGGCGGCGGGGCGCACGACAGAGGCG AACGAAGCCAAATCGGATGCAGAGAGCTGAGGTCCACTAAGTACATCTCCGATGGTCACTGCACCAGCATCAACCCCATCAAGGAGCTGGTGTGCACTGGCGAGTGTCTCCCGGCTCAGATGCTCCAAAACTGGATCGGTGGCACCTACGGCAGGAAGACGTGGGGCCGCCGGAGCAGCGGCCAGGAATGGCGGTGCGTCAACGACAAGACCCGCACCCAGCGCATCCAGCTGCAGTGCCAGGACGGCAGCACGAGAACGTACAAAATCACCGTGGTCACCTCCTGCAAGTGCAAACGGTACTCGAGGCAGCACAACGAGTCGGGCAGCAAGTTTGAGGAGCCGGTTCTGTCGCCGCAGCTCCTGCACAAGCACAAGCCCAAGAGCAAGAGGAGGCTGGGGAAGAACCGGCTGAGTGACAACTGGCACGAGACTGAACCCTGA